In the Deferribacter desulfuricans SSM1 genome, CATCATACTGAGGGTATTTTTCTTCAAACCTCTTTTCAAGTTCAGCAAAAGGTTTACTGAGACTTCCTGCATGGAAGATAATAATCTTTTCTTTAGCAAAAAGCGTTAAACTCAAAAAGATAACAAAAAATGATATTTTGATAACAAATCTCATTTAAACCTTCTTAATTATAAAGACTTTTTTCGAGAATTTTAATAGTTTCCTGCAACTCTTTATCTTTTTTTAACTTTTTTTCAATACTGTTAATGGAATGTAAAACTGTTGAGTGATCCCTACCTCCAAAAATTTCACCAATTTCGCTTAAAGAACAGTTGAGTTTTTCTCTCATTAAATACATCGCTATCTGTCTTGGATAGGCAATACTTTTTGTTCTTTTTTTAGATTTAAGCTCAGATAATTTTACATTAAAATATTCCGTAACCACTTTTAGAATTGTATCAAATGTTATTATCTTATCCTTTTTAATCAAAAACCTATCAAGAGTTTTTTTTGCAAGCTCAATAGTGATAGGCTCCCCGTTAAAAGATGAATATGCTGATAATCTAATTAATGCACCTATAAGTTCTCGGACATTGTCACTTTTAAGATTTTCTGCTATAAATAGTGCCACCTTTTCATTTAAATCTATATTCATTAATTCTGCCCTTTTCATCAAAATAGCAGTTTTTTCTTCAACAGATGGTGGCTGAATATCAGCAATTAATCCCCAAGCAAACCTCGTTGTCAGCCTTTCTTCCATCTCAGGGATTTCTGCTGGTGTTTTATCAGAAGTCAAAATTATCTGCTTTTGAGAGTCATAAAGAGAATTAAAAGTATAGAAAAACTCCTCTGTACTTCTCTGTTTTCCAGCTAAAAACTGAACATCATCAAAAAGTAAAACATCAACTTTTCTATATTTTTCTCTAAATTCATCCATCTTTTTAGATTTTAGTGCAGAAATCATCTCATTAGTAAAATTTTCACTTGATATATAAAGAACTCTTAATTTAGGAAACTTTTCAAGCAATCTATTCCCTACAGCATGCATCAAATGTGTTTTACCTAGACCAACACCACCATATATAAAAAGTGGATTATAAGTATGAAAATATCCATCTGCCACTGCCATACAAGCAGCATGAGCAAAATTGTTTGAATTACCCACAACAAAATTATCAAAAGTATACTGCTTATTAAGATTAGTTGTATAGACATCAATAGTAACAGAAGATGAAACAGTTTGTGCTGTATGTTTTTTCTGTTTTGTTGACGATTTAGTAACAACCTGTATGGTTTGTGCTTCTATTGATAATGTTTCATTGAATATCTTTTTTACCACATTCAAATATTTTTCTTCAAACCAATTTTTATAAAGTCTATTTGGTGCAATCAATTGAATAAAATCTCCACGTAACTCACCTACTTTAATAGGCTTTAGCCAAGTATTAACCTCTTGCTCAGAAATATGATTTTTTGCTTCTTTTAAAACTTCTTCCCAGATTTTATCGCTACCCATTTATTTTTGCCTCAAAACCTTTCCTGTTTAATTCTGATATTATTTTCTCAATATGTTCAAACCCTTTTGTTTCAAGATCTAAAATAACTTTTGTGTAATTTACTGGTAAGTTTGCATCAAACCTGTGATGCTTGATATCAAGGATATTTGCCTGCAACTTTGCAACTACAGATGTAACTGTTGCCAGTGAGCCTGGCATATCTTTTACATTAACAATTATCTGACAAAATCTGCCAGTAGTTACCATCCCTTTATTTATAATTCTAGAAATTAGATTTACATCGATATTTCCACCAGAGATAACCACCGCAGTTTTCTTATT is a window encoding:
- the dnaA gene encoding chromosomal replication initiator protein DnaA: MGSDKIWEEVLKEAKNHISEQEVNTWLKPIKVGELRGDFIQLIAPNRLYKNWFEEKYLNVVKKIFNETLSIEAQTIQVVTKSSTKQKKHTAQTVSSSVTIDVYTTNLNKQYTFDNFVVGNSNNFAHAACMAVADGYFHTYNPLFIYGGVGLGKTHLMHAVGNRLLEKFPKLRVLYISSENFTNEMISALKSKKMDEFREKYRKVDVLLFDDVQFLAGKQRSTEEFFYTFNSLYDSQKQIILTSDKTPAEIPEMEERLTTRFAWGLIADIQPPSVEEKTAILMKRAELMNIDLNEKVALFIAENLKSDNVRELIGALIRLSAYSSFNGEPITIELAKKTLDRFLIKKDKIITFDTILKVVTEYFNVKLSELKSKKRTKSIAYPRQIAMYLMREKLNCSLSEIGEIFGGRDHSTVLHSINSIEKKLKKDKELQETIKILEKSLYN